From the genome of Sphingobacterium kitahiroshimense, one region includes:
- a CDS encoding SusC/RagA family TonB-linked outer membrane protein, whose protein sequence is MKISTFLMFAFVTGVQAEGIAQKVNLKLKNVRVEDALSAIGKQTKHRFLYSDDVTRGAKRISLNLKDASLEDALEEVLSDNNYTYKVIANTITINNIEKSSNKTSEVVLQNTVSGTVKDKEGRPLTGASITVKGTSVSTQTDNSGNFKINAPANATLIIRYVGFTQIETAINERNVISITLNRTEQQLDIVNVVATGYQNLDRKLFTGASSKIDAKEAERAGVPDISRMLEGQVAGVSVQNVSGTFGAAPKIRVRGATSLTGDNKPLWVIDGVILDEAVNISNEALSTGDANTLLGSSVAGLNPDDIESITVLKDAAATAMYGAAAMNGVVVVNTKRGRNTDGAVNFNYSGNFTTYIKPNYNQFDIMNSAEQMQLIIDMENKGYLNHSQVSRAPTGGVFNKMYNLMYDYDPKTDSYALRNDAPSRYEFLQRYANTNTDWFDELFKSNIAHDHSLSMSSGTSKAQTYASTSFMNDPGYTLGNQARRFTANIRNNYKISDKLSTEFIFQGNIRDQRAPGTLNRNSDAVYGSYSRDFDINPYSYSLNTSRIITAFDENGDREFFTRDYAPFNILNELDNNYIKLKLMDIKVQAGITYKILPSLTYSANGMYRYYNSERQHMITENANLSKAYRANQDQTVNSGNRFLYADPDFPNTDKYVILPNGGFFNLANNNMISYYMRHNLEYNQTWNDHSLNLFGTYELQFGDKQSHDFNGPGIEYGNGNLVLPSSRYYKKLIESGDKPFAMNYTYDRKIAYAIRGAYNYMNKYSFNFTTRYDGSNKMGRTNVARWLPTWNLSGAWDIDQENFFNKDNGILSGARLRGTYGLVANMGNASNSSAVFYNATTYRPFEGEKEGKISLDDLENSELTWEKMYELNIGTDLSFLNNRIDLNFDYYKRNIFDLIGPIRTSGIGGKFEKLANYADMKSQGIDIQLGGYPFKNPEGFTWRTQFTLGFNKTEITKLDVTRNIWNLVSAEGGAMLGRPHRGLYSIDFDKLATNGGYPTYIGTDGTPGETYFWLQDNETNFLKYEGPVDPTVAGGYYNRLEYKNFNLSFLLKFAFGSKVRLQPTYSATYLDMYNVSRDLVNRFIFKGDEFLTVIPSTLDGLTSEFDIKNSNGDRNASNYTYNAYNYSSERVAKGDYIRLSQISVGYNVPKELVSKIKFRTAQFNLVGNNLWLLHSDKKLNGVDPEFYSNGGVALPVPKQVTLSVKLGF, encoded by the coding sequence ATGAAAATTAGTACCTTTTTAATGTTTGCTTTCGTTACTGGTGTCCAGGCTGAAGGGATTGCGCAAAAGGTCAACCTTAAACTCAAAAATGTTAGGGTCGAAGATGCGTTATCAGCTATTGGCAAACAGACAAAGCATCGTTTCCTTTACAGTGACGATGTCACTAGAGGTGCGAAGAGAATAAGTCTAAATTTAAAAGACGCAAGTCTTGAAGATGCACTTGAAGAAGTTTTAAGTGATAATAACTATACCTATAAAGTCATTGCCAATACGATTACTATCAATAATATTGAAAAAAGTAGTAATAAAACCTCAGAGGTTGTATTGCAAAATACCGTTAGTGGAACAGTCAAAGATAAGGAAGGGCGACCTTTGACAGGAGCGAGTATAACTGTTAAAGGAACAAGCGTTTCAACACAAACAGATAATAGTGGTAATTTTAAAATAAATGCTCCTGCCAATGCTACCTTAATTATTCGATATGTAGGTTTTACTCAAATTGAAACGGCTATTAATGAAAGAAATGTTATTTCAATAACATTGAATCGTACAGAACAACAATTGGACATTGTTAATGTAGTAGCAACAGGTTATCAAAATTTGGATCGCAAGCTGTTTACAGGGGCATCATCAAAAATTGATGCTAAAGAGGCAGAGCGCGCAGGAGTGCCAGATATATCGAGAATGTTAGAAGGACAGGTTGCTGGTGTTTCAGTACAAAATGTATCCGGAACATTTGGGGCTGCACCTAAGATTCGTGTCCGTGGAGCAACTTCTCTTACGGGAGATAATAAACCCCTTTGGGTTATTGATGGTGTTATCTTGGACGAAGCTGTTAATATTTCGAATGAAGCACTTTCAACAGGTGATGCCAACACATTATTAGGATCTTCCGTAGCCGGTTTAAATCCAGATGATATTGAATCTATTACAGTTTTAAAAGATGCTGCCGCTACAGCAATGTATGGTGCAGCAGCGATGAATGGAGTTGTAGTAGTAAATACAAAGAGAGGGCGCAATACAGACGGTGCAGTTAATTTTAATTATTCAGGTAATTTTACAACTTACATTAAACCTAATTATAATCAATTTGATATCATGAATTCTGCAGAGCAGATGCAATTGATTATTGATATGGAGAATAAAGGGTATCTGAATCATTCACAAGTTTCAAGAGCCCCTACAGGAGGAGTATTTAATAAAATGTATAATTTAATGTATGATTATGATCCGAAAACGGATTCATATGCGTTACGTAATGACGCCCCTTCCCGCTATGAGTTTTTGCAACGTTACGCTAATACAAATACGGACTGGTTTGATGAGCTGTTTAAAAGTAATATAGCACATGACCATTCTTTGAGTATGAGTTCAGGTACAAGTAAAGCACAAACCTATGCTTCTACTAGTTTTATGAATGATCCAGGTTACACGCTTGGTAATCAAGCGAGACGTTTTACTGCTAATATTCGAAATAATTATAAAATCAGTGATAAACTAAGTACAGAGTTTATCTTTCAGGGAAATATTAGAGATCAACGGGCTCCAGGTACGCTGAACCGTAACTCTGATGCCGTGTATGGAAGCTATTCGCGTGATTTTGATATCAATCCATATTCTTATTCCTTAAATACCAGTCGGATAATTACGGCTTTTGATGAAAATGGTGATCGTGAGTTTTTTACTCGGGATTATGCACCGTTCAATATTCTAAATGAGTTAGATAATAACTATATCAAACTCAAATTAATGGATATCAAAGTTCAGGCGGGGATTACCTACAAAATTTTACCTTCCTTAACTTATTCTGCAAACGGTATGTATCGTTATTACAATTCGGAAAGGCAGCATATGATTACAGAGAATGCTAATTTATCAAAAGCATATCGGGCGAACCAAGATCAAACTGTAAACAGTGGAAATAGGTTTTTATATGCAGATCCTGATTTTCCAAATACAGATAAATATGTTATCCTTCCAAATGGTGGATTTTTCAATTTGGCAAATAATAATATGATCAGTTATTATATGCGCCATAATTTGGAATATAATCAAACCTGGAATGACCATTCTTTAAATCTATTTGGTACATACGAACTTCAGTTTGGAGATAAGCAAAGTCATGATTTTAACGGGCCAGGTATAGAATATGGTAATGGTAATTTGGTATTACCTAGTTCTCGCTATTATAAAAAATTGATAGAATCAGGCGATAAACCGTTCGCGATGAATTATACTTATGATCGTAAGATTGCTTATGCTATTCGAGGTGCATACAACTATATGAATAAGTATTCATTTAACTTTACCACACGTTATGATGGATCCAATAAAATGGGACGGACAAATGTGGCAAGGTGGTTACCTACTTGGAATCTGTCTGGAGCTTGGGATATTGATCAAGAAAACTTCTTTAATAAGGACAATGGTATTCTTTCTGGTGCGCGATTACGTGGAACCTATGGCTTAGTTGCTAACATGGGGAATGCATCCAATTCTTCAGCAGTATTCTATAATGCTACTACGTATAGACCTTTTGAGGGAGAAAAAGAAGGAAAAATCAGCCTCGATGATTTAGAAAATTCAGAATTGACATGGGAAAAGATGTACGAATTGAATATTGGTACGGATTTATCATTTTTGAACAATCGAATTGATCTAAATTTTGATTACTATAAGCGTAATATCTTTGATCTAATTGGCCCAATACGCACATCGGGTATCGGAGGGAAATTTGAGAAATTAGCCAATTATGCCGATATGAAAAGCCAAGGTATAGATATTCAATTAGGCGGTTATCCTTTCAAAAATCCAGAAGGTTTCACTTGGCGGACACAATTTACCTTAGGTTTTAATAAAACTGAAATTACAAAACTTGATGTAACACGTAATATCTGGAATCTTGTTTCTGCTGAAGGTGGCGCTATGCTTGGACGACCTCATCGCGGATTATACTCAATAGATTTTGATAAATTGGCAACAAATGGAGGATATCCCACTTATATTGGAACGGATGGAACTCCTGGTGAGACTTACTTTTGGTTGCAGGATAATGAAACAAATTTCTTAAAATATGAAGGTCCAGTTGATCCAACCGTTGCTGGAGGATATTATAACCGTCTAGAATATAAAAATTTCAATTTGTCGTTTTTGTTAAAATTTGCATTTGGAAGTAAAGTACGTTTGCAGCCAACATATTCAGCAACTTATTTGGATATGTATAATGTATCAAGAGATTTAGTTAACCGCTTTATTTTTAAAGGTGATGAGTTCCTAACAGTCATCCCTTCTACATTAGATGGATTAACTTCCGAATTTGATATTAAGAATTCCAATGGCGATCGTAACGCATCAAATTATACTTATAACGCTTACAACTATTCTAGCGAACGTGTAGCTAAGGGTGATTATATTCGTTTATCACAGATTTCCGTAGGTTATAATGTTCCAAAAGAATTAGTTTCTAAGATTAAATTTAGAACCGCTCAGTTCAATTTGGTTGGTAATAACCTTTGGTTGCTGCATTCGGACAAAAAGTTAAACGGTGTCGACCCTGAGTTTTATAGCAATGGAGGCGTAGCTCTTCCAGTTCCGAAACAAGTGACATTATCTGTAAAATTAGGATTCTAA